The Scyliorhinus canicula chromosome 5, sScyCan1.1, whole genome shotgun sequence genome window below encodes:
- the rpl15 gene encoding 60S ribosomal protein L15 produces MGAYKYMQELWRKKQSDVMRFLLRVRCWQYRQLSALHRAPRPTRPDKARRLGYKAKQGYVIYRVRVRRGGRKRPVPKGATYGKPVHHGVNQLKFARSLQSVAEERAGRHCGGLRVLASYWVGEDATYKFFEVVLVDIFHKAIRRNPDTQWITKPVHKHREMRGLTSAGKKSRGLGKGHKFHLTIGGSRRASWRRRNTLQLRRYR; encoded by the exons ATGGGAGCCTACAAGTACATGCAGGAGTTATGGAGGAAGAAGCAGTCGGACGTGATGCGGTTCTTGTTGCGGGTCCGCTGCTGGCAGTACCGCCAACTCTCGGCTTTGCACCGGGCTCCCCGGCCTACCAGACCCGACAAGGCTCGCAGACTCGGCTACAAGGCCAAACAAG GTTATGTGATATATCGTGTGCGAGTGCGTCGTGGTGGCCGCAAACGTCCTGTTCCCAAGGGTGCAACTTACGGTAAACCAGTGCATCATGGTGTCAATCAGCTGAAGTTTGCACGAAGCCTTCAATCTGTTGCTGAG GAGCGAGCTGGTCGTCATTGTGGAGGACTGAGAGTACTCGCCTCATACTGGGTGGGTGAAGATGCCACCTACAAGTTCTTCGAGGTTGTTCTCGTTGACATATTCCACAAAGCTATCCGCCGCAACCCCGACACCCAATGGATCACAAAACCTGTGCACAAGCACAGGGAGATGCGTGGCCTAACATCTGCTGGCAAGAAGAGCCGCGGATTGGGCAAGGGTCACAAATTCCATCTTACTATTGGAGGCTCTCGTCGTGCTTCATGGAGAAGACGCAATACACTGCAGCTCCGTCGCTACCGTTAA